In the genome of Lactobacillus intestinalis, the window CCACTAGTTCTTTTTTAGCCTGCTCCACCTTTTCACATTGCATAAAATTACGGAATCAGATTCGAAATATTTAAAACTTTGAACTATAACTTGTACAATAAAAATTGAAATAGGATAAAGTTTTAAAGAAAGAAGAATCGTTATGAAATTTATTTCGTGGAATGTTAATGGCTTTCGCGCTGCTTTAAGACATGACTTTATCGGTACTTTTGATAAACTTGACGCGGATATTTTTGGTATTCAAAATATTCGCCTAAGTCAAGATGAAGTTCATCTCCAGTTCCCAGGCTATTATGAGTATTGGAACTATTCAGATGAAAAAGGTTATGATGGTGTAGCTATTTTCACCAAAAAGAAGCCTTTAGCTGTTACTCTTGGAATTGGTATCCCTCCTTATGATAGACAAGGACGCACAATTACTCTTGAGTACTCTAATTTCTACTATATCAATACTTATGTGCCATTTTCAGGTGAAGACTTATCCCGTTTAGGCTTTAGAATGGGCTGGGATGATGCTTTTAGAG includes:
- a CDS encoding exodeoxyribonuclease III is translated as MKFISWNVNGFRAALRHDFIGTFDKLDADIFGIQNIRLSQDEVHLQFPGYYEYWNYSDEKGYDGVAIFTKKKPLAVTLGIGIPPYDRQGRTITLEYSNFYYINTYVPFSGEDLSRLGFRMGWDDAFRAYVADLMKNKPVIIGGDMSVANEPIDLAEPDENRHHAGFTEQERSDFKKLLKLGLVDTFRYMHPEKAGKYTYWSYRYNARSKNKGWRLDYFLVSDSLKSSIKKAKILSTIPGSDHCPISLKLNMN